One region of Brassica napus cultivar Da-Ae chromosome A10, Da-Ae, whole genome shotgun sequence genomic DNA includes:
- the LOC106395863 gene encoding protein 108: protein MVSISSSSKSSTIMKVVVMVAVVLVATVVDGQSCNTHLSGLNVCGEFVVPGADTTNPSAECCNALEAVPSDCICNTFRIASRLPTRCNIPTLSCN, encoded by the coding sequence atggtatCAATTTCCAGCTCTTCCAAATCTTCTACAATCATGAAGGTGGTTGTGATGGTGGCTGTGGTCTTGGTGGCGACGGTGGTGGATGGACAGAGCTGCAATACGCACTTGAGTGGACTGAACGTGTGTGGTGAGTTTGTAGTTCCAGGAGCAGACACGACGAACCCGAGTGCCGAGTGTTGCAATGCTCTTGAGGCAGTGCCGAGCGACTGCATTTGCAACACATTTCGCATTGCCTCTAGGCTTCCCACTCGCTGCAACATCCCTACGCTTTCATGCAACTGA